The proteins below are encoded in one region of Drosophila santomea strain STO CAGO 1482 chromosome 3R, Prin_Dsan_1.1, whole genome shotgun sequence:
- the LOC120454522 gene encoding signal transducer and transcription activator isoform X3, with the protein MSLWKRISSHVDCEQRMAAYYEEKGLLELRLCLAPWIEDRIMSEQITPNTTDQLERVALKFNEDLQQKLLSTRTASDQALKFRVVELCALIQRISAVELYTHLRSGLQKELQLVTEKSVAATAGQSMPLNPYNMNNTPMVTGYMDPSELLAVSNSCNPPVVQGIGPIHNVQNPGIASPALGMVPPKVELYDVQHQIMQALNDFGNCANALKLLVQNYGYMLNSTSSPNAEAAYRSLIDEKAAIVLTMRRSFMYYETLHELVINELKNWRHQQAQAGNGAPFNEGSMDDIQRCFEMLETFIAHMLAAVKELMRVRLVTEEPELTHLLEQVQNAQKNLVCSAFIVDKQPPQVMKTNTRFAASVRWLIGSQLGIHNNPPTVECIIMSEIQAQRFVNRNTQMDNSSLSGQSSGEIQNASSTMEYQQNNHVFSASFRNMQLKKIKRAEKKGTESVMDEKFALFFYTTTTVNDFQIRVWTLSLPVVVIVHGNQEPQSWATITWDNAFAEIVRDPFMITDRVTWAQLSVALNIKFGSCTGRSLTIDNLDFLCEFDLRCLLTVLIFIFVFFTDEKLQREERSEYITWNQFCKEPMPDRSFTFWEWFFAIMKLTKDHMLGMWKAGCIMGFINKAKAQDDLLRSVYGIGTFLLRFSDSELGGVTIAYVNENGLVTMLAPWTARDFQVLNLADRIRDLDVLCWLHPSDRNASPVKRDVAFGEFYSKRQEPEPLVLDPVTGYVKSTLHVHVCSNGDNGSTSGTPHHAQESMQLGNISPQSGITFYSPTRPEESDSDASETAEALASIVKSAQPNDPVISEITEALLTYNYRQYVY; encoded by the exons ATGAGCTTGTGGAAGCGCATCTCCAGCCATGTCGACTGCGAGCAGCGTATGGCGGCTTACTACGAGGAGAAGGGTCTGCTCGAGCTGCGCCTCTGCTTGGCACCCTGGATCGAAGACAGGATAAT GTCCGAGCAAATTACGCCCAACACTACCGACCAGTTGGAGCGCGTGGCCCTCAAGTTCAACGAAGATCTGCAGCAAAAGCTTCTGTCCACGCGCACCGCCAGCGACCAGGCCCTCAAGTTCCGGGTGGTGGAGCTTTGCGCCCTCATCCAACGCATCTCCGCTGTCGAGTTGTACACGCATCTGCGGAGCGGCTTACAAAAAGAGTTGCAGTTGGTCACCGAAAAGAGCGTGGCTGCCACCGCAGGCCAATCAATGCCGCTAAATCCCTACAACATGAACAACACGCCCATGGTTACTGGCTACATGGACCCCAGTGAACTGCTGGCGGTGTCCAACAGTTGCAATCCGCCTGTTGTTCAGGGCATAGGCCCCATCCACAATGTGCAAAATCCAGGCATAGCCTCTCCAGCCCTCGGAATGGTCCCGCCCAAGGTGGAGCTGTACGATGTTCAACATCAGATCATGCAGGCCCTCAATGATTTTGGCAACTGTGCCAATGCATTAAAACTGCTTGTCCAGAACTATGGCTACATGCTGAACTCCACATCCTCGCCGAACGCAGAAGCTGCCTACAGAAGTCTAATCGATGAAAAGGCGGCCATCGTGCTCACAATGCGTCGCAGCTTTATGTATTACGAGACGCTCCACGAGTTGGTCATAAACGAGCTGAAGAACTGGCGCCACCAACAAGCGCAAGCTGGAAACGGAGCTCCCTTTAATGAGGGCTCCATGGATGACATCCAGCGCTGCTTTGAGATGCTCGAGACCTTTATCGCACACATGTTGGCTGCCGTTAAGGAGTTGATGCGCGTACGTCTGGTAACCGAAGAGCCCGAGCTCACACATCTGCTCGAGCAGGTGCAAAACGCGCAGAAGAACCTGGTATGCTCCGCCTTTATTGTCGACAAACAGCCCCCGCAAGTGATGAAGACTAACACACGCTTCGCAGCGTCTGTGCGTTGGCTAATCGGCTCCCAGCTCGGCATCCACAACAATCCACCCACAGTCGAGTGCATCATAATGTCAG AGATACAGGCGCAACGGTTCGTCAACCGCAATACACAGATGGATAATAGTAGCCTCTCCGGTCAATCATCGGGCGAGATTCAAAACGCCTCTAGCACCATGGAGTATCAGCAAAACAACCATGTTTTCTCCGCCAGCTTCCGAAACATGCAGCTAAAGAAGATCAAGCGGGCAGAAAAGAAAGGCACTGAGAGCGTTATGGACGAGAAATTCGCCCTGTTCTTCTACACCACCACCACAGTAAACGATTTCCAGATCCGGGTGTGGACCCTGTCCTTACCGGTGGTGGTGATTGTGCACGGCAACCAAGAGCCCCAGTCTTGGGCTACCATTACTTGGGACAATGCGTTTGCGGAGATTGTGCGCGATCCCTTCATGATTACCGACCGCGTTACCTGGGCCCAGCTGTCAGTCGCGCTGAACATCAAATTCGGATCTTGTACAGGGCGTTCTTTGACTATAGATAACCTGGATTTCCTATGTGAGTTCGATCTCCGTTGTTTGTTGACGGTCTTGATctttattttcgttttctttaCAGACGAGAAACTCCAGCGTGAGGAGCGATCTGAGTACATTACGTGGAACCAGTTCTGTAAGGAGCCCATGCCTGACCGGTCCTTTACATTCTGGGAGTGGTTCTTTGCCATCATGAAACTCACCAAAGATCACATGTTGGGCATGTGGAAAGCAGGCTGCATTATGGGCTTCATCAACAAGGCCAAGGCTCAGGATGATCTGTTGCGTTCAGTCTATGGTATTGGGACTTTCCTGCTCCGCTTCTCCGACAGCGAGCTCG GTGGAGTCACTATCGCCTACGTAAACGAAAATGGACTGGTCACCATGCTGGCGCCATGGACTGCACGTGATTTTCAGGTGCTGAACCTGGCCGATCGCATTCGCGATCTAGATGTGCTTTGCTGGCTGCATCCTAGCGATCGCAACGCGAGTCCCGTGAAGAGGGATGTCGCCTTTGGTGAGTTCTACTCAAAGCGTCAAG AACCTGAACCCCTCGTTCTAGATCCCGTGACCGGTTATGTGAAGAGCACATTGCACGTTCACGTTTGTAGCAATGGAGACAATGGATCTACAAGTGGAACTCCGCATCATGCTCAGGAAAGCATGCAACTGGGAAA TATCTCGCCACAAAGCGGCATCACTTTCTATAGCCCAACCCGACCTGAGGAATCAGATTCCGATGCTAGCGAAACGGCCGAGGCCCTAGCGAGCATTGTGAAAAGCGCTCAACCCAACGATCCTGTGATAAGTGAAATCACTGAAGCCTTATTGACATACAACTATAGACAGTACGTTTACTGA
- the LOC120454522 gene encoding signal transducer and transcription activator isoform X6, whose product MSLWKRISSHVDCEQRMAAYYEEKGLLELRLCLAPWIEDRIMSEQITPNTTDQLERVALKFNEDLQQKLLSTRTASDQALKFRVVELCALIQRISAVELYTHLRSGLQKELQLVTEKSVAATAGQSMPLNPYNMNNTPMVTGYMDPSELLAVSNSCNPPVVQGIGPIHNVQNPGIASPALGMVPPKVELYDVQHQIMQALNDFGNCANALKLLVQNYGYMLNSTSSPNAEAAYRSLIDEKAAIVLTMRRSFMYYETLHELVINELKNWRHQQAQAGNGAPFNEGSMDDIQRCFEMLETFIAHMLAAVKELMRVRLVTEEPELTHLLEQVQNAQKNLVCSAFIVDKQPPQVMKTNTRFAASVRWLIGSQLGIHNNPPTVECIIMSEIQAQRFVNRNTQMDNSSLSGQSSGEIQNASSTMEYQQNNHVFSASFRNMQLKKIKRAEKKGTESVMDEKFALFFYTTTTVNDFQIRVWTLSLPVVVIVHGNQEPQSWATITWDNAFAEIVRDPFMITDRVTWAQLSVALNIKFGSCTGRSLTIDNLDFLYEKLQREERSEYITWNQFCKEPMPDRSFTFWEWFFAIMKLTKDHMLGMWKAGCIMGFINKAKAQDDLLRSVYGIGTFLLRFSDSELGGVTIAYVNENGLVTMLAPWTARDFQVLNLADRIRDLDVLCWLHPSDRNASPVKRDVAFGEFYSKRQEPEPLVLDPVTGYVKSTLHVHVCSNGDNGSTSGTPHHAQESMQLGNISPQSGITFYSPTRPEESDSDASETAEALASIVKSAQPNDPVISEITEALLTYNYRQYVY is encoded by the exons ATGAGCTTGTGGAAGCGCATCTCCAGCCATGTCGACTGCGAGCAGCGTATGGCGGCTTACTACGAGGAGAAGGGTCTGCTCGAGCTGCGCCTCTGCTTGGCACCCTGGATCGAAGACAGGATAAT GTCCGAGCAAATTACGCCCAACACTACCGACCAGTTGGAGCGCGTGGCCCTCAAGTTCAACGAAGATCTGCAGCAAAAGCTTCTGTCCACGCGCACCGCCAGCGACCAGGCCCTCAAGTTCCGGGTGGTGGAGCTTTGCGCCCTCATCCAACGCATCTCCGCTGTCGAGTTGTACACGCATCTGCGGAGCGGCTTACAAAAAGAGTTGCAGTTGGTCACCGAAAAGAGCGTGGCTGCCACCGCAGGCCAATCAATGCCGCTAAATCCCTACAACATGAACAACACGCCCATGGTTACTGGCTACATGGACCCCAGTGAACTGCTGGCGGTGTCCAACAGTTGCAATCCGCCTGTTGTTCAGGGCATAGGCCCCATCCACAATGTGCAAAATCCAGGCATAGCCTCTCCAGCCCTCGGAATGGTCCCGCCCAAGGTGGAGCTGTACGATGTTCAACATCAGATCATGCAGGCCCTCAATGATTTTGGCAACTGTGCCAATGCATTAAAACTGCTTGTCCAGAACTATGGCTACATGCTGAACTCCACATCCTCGCCGAACGCAGAAGCTGCCTACAGAAGTCTAATCGATGAAAAGGCGGCCATCGTGCTCACAATGCGTCGCAGCTTTATGTATTACGAGACGCTCCACGAGTTGGTCATAAACGAGCTGAAGAACTGGCGCCACCAACAAGCGCAAGCTGGAAACGGAGCTCCCTTTAATGAGGGCTCCATGGATGACATCCAGCGCTGCTTTGAGATGCTCGAGACCTTTATCGCACACATGTTGGCTGCCGTTAAGGAGTTGATGCGCGTACGTCTGGTAACCGAAGAGCCCGAGCTCACACATCTGCTCGAGCAGGTGCAAAACGCGCAGAAGAACCTGGTATGCTCCGCCTTTATTGTCGACAAACAGCCCCCGCAAGTGATGAAGACTAACACACGCTTCGCAGCGTCTGTGCGTTGGCTAATCGGCTCCCAGCTCGGCATCCACAACAATCCACCCACAGTCGAGTGCATCATAATGTCAG AGATACAGGCGCAACGGTTCGTCAACCGCAATACACAGATGGATAATAGTAGCCTCTCCGGTCAATCATCGGGCGAGATTCAAAACGCCTCTAGCACCATGGAGTATCAGCAAAACAACCATGTTTTCTCCGCCAGCTTCCGAAACATGCAGCTAAAGAAGATCAAGCGGGCAGAAAAGAAAGGCACTGAGAGCGTTATGGACGAGAAATTCGCCCTGTTCTTCTACACCACCACCACAGTAAACGATTTCCAGATCCGGGTGTGGACCCTGTCCTTACCGGTGGTGGTGATTGTGCACGGCAACCAAGAGCCCCAGTCTTGGGCTACCATTACTTGGGACAATGCGTTTGCGGAGATTGTGCGCGATCCCTTCATGATTACCGACCGCGTTACCTGGGCCCAGCTGTCAGTCGCGCTGAACATCAAATTCGGATCTTGTACAGGGCGTTCTTTGACTATAGATAACCTGGATTTCCTAT ACGAGAAACTCCAGCGTGAGGAGCGATCTGAGTACATTACGTGGAACCAGTTCTGTAAGGAGCCCATGCCTGACCGGTCCTTTACATTCTGGGAGTGGTTCTTTGCCATCATGAAACTCACCAAAGATCACATGTTGGGCATGTGGAAAGCAGGCTGCATTATGGGCTTCATCAACAAGGCCAAGGCTCAGGATGATCTGTTGCGTTCAGTCTATGGTATTGGGACTTTCCTGCTCCGCTTCTCCGACAGCGAGCTCG GTGGAGTCACTATCGCCTACGTAAACGAAAATGGACTGGTCACCATGCTGGCGCCATGGACTGCACGTGATTTTCAGGTGCTGAACCTGGCCGATCGCATTCGCGATCTAGATGTGCTTTGCTGGCTGCATCCTAGCGATCGCAACGCGAGTCCCGTGAAGAGGGATGTCGCCTTTGGTGAGTTCTACTCAAAGCGTCAAG AACCTGAACCCCTCGTTCTAGATCCCGTGACCGGTTATGTGAAGAGCACATTGCACGTTCACGTTTGTAGCAATGGAGACAATGGATCTACAAGTGGAACTCCGCATCATGCTCAGGAAAGCATGCAACTGGGAAA TATCTCGCCACAAAGCGGCATCACTTTCTATAGCCCAACCCGACCTGAGGAATCAGATTCCGATGCTAGCGAAACGGCCGAGGCCCTAGCGAGCATTGTGAAAAGCGCTCAACCCAACGATCCTGTGATAAGTGAAATCACTGAAGCCTTATTGACATACAACTATAGACAGTACGTTTACTGA
- the LOC120454522 gene encoding signal transducer and transcription activator isoform X2, protein MSLWKRISSHVDCEQRMAAYYEEKGLLELRLCLAPWIEDRIMSEQITPNTTDQLERVALKFNEDLQQKLLSTRTASDQALKFRVVELCALIQRISAVELYTHLRSGLQKELQLVTEKSVAATAGQSMPLNPYNMNNTPMVTGYMDPSELLAVSNSCNPPVVQGIGPIHNVQNPGIASPALGMVPPKVELYDVQHQIMQALNDFGNCANALKLLVQNYGYMLNSTSSPNAEAAYRSLIDEKAAIVLTMRRSFMYYETLHELVINELKNWRHQQAQAGNGAPFNEGSMDDIQRCFEMLETFIAHMLAAVKELMRVRLVTEEPELTHLLEQVQNAQKNLVCSAFIVDKQPPQVMKTNTRFAASVRWLIGSQLGIHNNPPTVECIIMSEIQAQRFVNRNTQMDNSSLSGQSSGEIQNASSTMEYQQNNHVFSASFRNMQLKKIKRAEKKGTESVMDEKFALFFYTTTTVNDFQIRVWTLSLPVVVIVHGNQEPQSWATITWDNAFAEIVRDPFMITDRVTWAQLSVALNIKFGSCTGRSLTIDNLDFLCEFDLRCLLTVLIFIFVFFTDEKLQREERSEYITWNQFCKEPMPDRSFTFWEWFFAIMKLTKDHMLGMWKAGCIMGFINKAKAQDDLLRSVYGIGTFLLRFSDSELGGVTIAYVNENGLVTMLAPWTARDFQVLNLADRIRDLDVLCWLHPSDRNASPVKRDVAFGEFYSKRQDPVTGYVKSTLHVHVCSNGDNGSTSGTPHHAQESMQLGNISPQSGITFYSPTRPEESDSDASETAEALASIVKSAQPNDPVISEITEALLTYNYRHGDFGMADFDTITNFENF, encoded by the exons ATGAGCTTGTGGAAGCGCATCTCCAGCCATGTCGACTGCGAGCAGCGTATGGCGGCTTACTACGAGGAGAAGGGTCTGCTCGAGCTGCGCCTCTGCTTGGCACCCTGGATCGAAGACAGGATAAT GTCCGAGCAAATTACGCCCAACACTACCGACCAGTTGGAGCGCGTGGCCCTCAAGTTCAACGAAGATCTGCAGCAAAAGCTTCTGTCCACGCGCACCGCCAGCGACCAGGCCCTCAAGTTCCGGGTGGTGGAGCTTTGCGCCCTCATCCAACGCATCTCCGCTGTCGAGTTGTACACGCATCTGCGGAGCGGCTTACAAAAAGAGTTGCAGTTGGTCACCGAAAAGAGCGTGGCTGCCACCGCAGGCCAATCAATGCCGCTAAATCCCTACAACATGAACAACACGCCCATGGTTACTGGCTACATGGACCCCAGTGAACTGCTGGCGGTGTCCAACAGTTGCAATCCGCCTGTTGTTCAGGGCATAGGCCCCATCCACAATGTGCAAAATCCAGGCATAGCCTCTCCAGCCCTCGGAATGGTCCCGCCCAAGGTGGAGCTGTACGATGTTCAACATCAGATCATGCAGGCCCTCAATGATTTTGGCAACTGTGCCAATGCATTAAAACTGCTTGTCCAGAACTATGGCTACATGCTGAACTCCACATCCTCGCCGAACGCAGAAGCTGCCTACAGAAGTCTAATCGATGAAAAGGCGGCCATCGTGCTCACAATGCGTCGCAGCTTTATGTATTACGAGACGCTCCACGAGTTGGTCATAAACGAGCTGAAGAACTGGCGCCACCAACAAGCGCAAGCTGGAAACGGAGCTCCCTTTAATGAGGGCTCCATGGATGACATCCAGCGCTGCTTTGAGATGCTCGAGACCTTTATCGCACACATGTTGGCTGCCGTTAAGGAGTTGATGCGCGTACGTCTGGTAACCGAAGAGCCCGAGCTCACACATCTGCTCGAGCAGGTGCAAAACGCGCAGAAGAACCTGGTATGCTCCGCCTTTATTGTCGACAAACAGCCCCCGCAAGTGATGAAGACTAACACACGCTTCGCAGCGTCTGTGCGTTGGCTAATCGGCTCCCAGCTCGGCATCCACAACAATCCACCCACAGTCGAGTGCATCATAATGTCAG AGATACAGGCGCAACGGTTCGTCAACCGCAATACACAGATGGATAATAGTAGCCTCTCCGGTCAATCATCGGGCGAGATTCAAAACGCCTCTAGCACCATGGAGTATCAGCAAAACAACCATGTTTTCTCCGCCAGCTTCCGAAACATGCAGCTAAAGAAGATCAAGCGGGCAGAAAAGAAAGGCACTGAGAGCGTTATGGACGAGAAATTCGCCCTGTTCTTCTACACCACCACCACAGTAAACGATTTCCAGATCCGGGTGTGGACCCTGTCCTTACCGGTGGTGGTGATTGTGCACGGCAACCAAGAGCCCCAGTCTTGGGCTACCATTACTTGGGACAATGCGTTTGCGGAGATTGTGCGCGATCCCTTCATGATTACCGACCGCGTTACCTGGGCCCAGCTGTCAGTCGCGCTGAACATCAAATTCGGATCTTGTACAGGGCGTTCTTTGACTATAGATAACCTGGATTTCCTATGTGAGTTCGATCTCCGTTGTTTGTTGACGGTCTTGATctttattttcgttttctttaCAGACGAGAAACTCCAGCGTGAGGAGCGATCTGAGTACATTACGTGGAACCAGTTCTGTAAGGAGCCCATGCCTGACCGGTCCTTTACATTCTGGGAGTGGTTCTTTGCCATCATGAAACTCACCAAAGATCACATGTTGGGCATGTGGAAAGCAGGCTGCATTATGGGCTTCATCAACAAGGCCAAGGCTCAGGATGATCTGTTGCGTTCAGTCTATGGTATTGGGACTTTCCTGCTCCGCTTCTCCGACAGCGAGCTCG GTGGAGTCACTATCGCCTACGTAAACGAAAATGGACTGGTCACCATGCTGGCGCCATGGACTGCACGTGATTTTCAGGTGCTGAACCTGGCCGATCGCATTCGCGATCTAGATGTGCTTTGCTGGCTGCATCCTAGCGATCGCAACGCGAGTCCCGTGAAGAGGGATGTCGCCTTTGGTGAGTTCTACTCAAAGCGTCAAG ATCCCGTGACCGGTTATGTGAAGAGCACATTGCACGTTCACGTTTGTAGCAATGGAGACAATGGATCTACAAGTGGAACTCCGCATCATGCTCAGGAAAGCATGCAACTGGGAAA TATCTCGCCACAAAGCGGCATCACTTTCTATAGCCCAACCCGACCTGAGGAATCAGATTCCGATGCTAGCGAAACGGCCGAGGCCCTAGCGAGCATTGTGAAAAGCGCTCAACCCAACGATCCTGTGATAAGTGAAATCACTGAAGCCTTATTGACATACAACTATAGACA
- the LOC120454522 gene encoding signal transducer and transcription activator isoform X5, translated as MSLWKRISSHVDCEQRMAAYYEEKGLLELRLCLAPWIEDRIMSEQITPNTTDQLERVALKFNEDLQQKLLSTRTASDQALKFRVVELCALIQRISAVELYTHLRSGLQKELQLVTEKSVAATAGQSMPLNPYNMNNTPMVTGYMDPSELLAVSNSCNPPVVQGIGPIHNVQNPGIASPALGMVPPKVELYDVQHQIMQALNDFGNCANALKLLVQNYGYMLNSTSSPNAEAAYRSLIDEKAAIVLTMRRSFMYYETLHELVINELKNWRHQQAQAGNGAPFNEGSMDDIQRCFEMLETFIAHMLAAVKELMRVRLVTEEPELTHLLEQVQNAQKNLVCSAFIVDKQPPQVMKTNTRFAASVRWLIGSQLGIHNNPPTVECIIMSEIQAQRFVNRNTQMDNSSLSGQSSGEIQNASSTMEYQQNNHVFSASFRNMQLKKIKRAEKKGTESVMDEKFALFFYTTTTVNDFQIRVWTLSLPVVVIVHGNQEPQSWATITWDNAFAEIVRDPFMITDRVTWAQLSVALNIKFGSCTGRSLTIDNLDFLYEKLQREERSEYITWNQFCKEPMPDRSFTFWEWFFAIMKLTKDHMLGMWKAGCIMGFINKAKAQDDLLRSVYGIGTFLLRFSDSELGGVTIAYVNENGLVTMLAPWTARDFQVLNLADRIRDLDVLCWLHPSDRNASPVKRDVAFGEFYSKRQDPVTGYVKSTLHVHVCSNGDNGSTSGTPHHAQESMQLGNISPQSGITFYSPTRPEESDSDASETAEALASIVKSAQPNDPVISEITEALLTYNYRHGDFGMADFDTITNFENF; from the exons ATGAGCTTGTGGAAGCGCATCTCCAGCCATGTCGACTGCGAGCAGCGTATGGCGGCTTACTACGAGGAGAAGGGTCTGCTCGAGCTGCGCCTCTGCTTGGCACCCTGGATCGAAGACAGGATAAT GTCCGAGCAAATTACGCCCAACACTACCGACCAGTTGGAGCGCGTGGCCCTCAAGTTCAACGAAGATCTGCAGCAAAAGCTTCTGTCCACGCGCACCGCCAGCGACCAGGCCCTCAAGTTCCGGGTGGTGGAGCTTTGCGCCCTCATCCAACGCATCTCCGCTGTCGAGTTGTACACGCATCTGCGGAGCGGCTTACAAAAAGAGTTGCAGTTGGTCACCGAAAAGAGCGTGGCTGCCACCGCAGGCCAATCAATGCCGCTAAATCCCTACAACATGAACAACACGCCCATGGTTACTGGCTACATGGACCCCAGTGAACTGCTGGCGGTGTCCAACAGTTGCAATCCGCCTGTTGTTCAGGGCATAGGCCCCATCCACAATGTGCAAAATCCAGGCATAGCCTCTCCAGCCCTCGGAATGGTCCCGCCCAAGGTGGAGCTGTACGATGTTCAACATCAGATCATGCAGGCCCTCAATGATTTTGGCAACTGTGCCAATGCATTAAAACTGCTTGTCCAGAACTATGGCTACATGCTGAACTCCACATCCTCGCCGAACGCAGAAGCTGCCTACAGAAGTCTAATCGATGAAAAGGCGGCCATCGTGCTCACAATGCGTCGCAGCTTTATGTATTACGAGACGCTCCACGAGTTGGTCATAAACGAGCTGAAGAACTGGCGCCACCAACAAGCGCAAGCTGGAAACGGAGCTCCCTTTAATGAGGGCTCCATGGATGACATCCAGCGCTGCTTTGAGATGCTCGAGACCTTTATCGCACACATGTTGGCTGCCGTTAAGGAGTTGATGCGCGTACGTCTGGTAACCGAAGAGCCCGAGCTCACACATCTGCTCGAGCAGGTGCAAAACGCGCAGAAGAACCTGGTATGCTCCGCCTTTATTGTCGACAAACAGCCCCCGCAAGTGATGAAGACTAACACACGCTTCGCAGCGTCTGTGCGTTGGCTAATCGGCTCCCAGCTCGGCATCCACAACAATCCACCCACAGTCGAGTGCATCATAATGTCAG AGATACAGGCGCAACGGTTCGTCAACCGCAATACACAGATGGATAATAGTAGCCTCTCCGGTCAATCATCGGGCGAGATTCAAAACGCCTCTAGCACCATGGAGTATCAGCAAAACAACCATGTTTTCTCCGCCAGCTTCCGAAACATGCAGCTAAAGAAGATCAAGCGGGCAGAAAAGAAAGGCACTGAGAGCGTTATGGACGAGAAATTCGCCCTGTTCTTCTACACCACCACCACAGTAAACGATTTCCAGATCCGGGTGTGGACCCTGTCCTTACCGGTGGTGGTGATTGTGCACGGCAACCAAGAGCCCCAGTCTTGGGCTACCATTACTTGGGACAATGCGTTTGCGGAGATTGTGCGCGATCCCTTCATGATTACCGACCGCGTTACCTGGGCCCAGCTGTCAGTCGCGCTGAACATCAAATTCGGATCTTGTACAGGGCGTTCTTTGACTATAGATAACCTGGATTTCCTAT ACGAGAAACTCCAGCGTGAGGAGCGATCTGAGTACATTACGTGGAACCAGTTCTGTAAGGAGCCCATGCCTGACCGGTCCTTTACATTCTGGGAGTGGTTCTTTGCCATCATGAAACTCACCAAAGATCACATGTTGGGCATGTGGAAAGCAGGCTGCATTATGGGCTTCATCAACAAGGCCAAGGCTCAGGATGATCTGTTGCGTTCAGTCTATGGTATTGGGACTTTCCTGCTCCGCTTCTCCGACAGCGAGCTCG GTGGAGTCACTATCGCCTACGTAAACGAAAATGGACTGGTCACCATGCTGGCGCCATGGACTGCACGTGATTTTCAGGTGCTGAACCTGGCCGATCGCATTCGCGATCTAGATGTGCTTTGCTGGCTGCATCCTAGCGATCGCAACGCGAGTCCCGTGAAGAGGGATGTCGCCTTTGGTGAGTTCTACTCAAAGCGTCAAG ATCCCGTGACCGGTTATGTGAAGAGCACATTGCACGTTCACGTTTGTAGCAATGGAGACAATGGATCTACAAGTGGAACTCCGCATCATGCTCAGGAAAGCATGCAACTGGGAAA TATCTCGCCACAAAGCGGCATCACTTTCTATAGCCCAACCCGACCTGAGGAATCAGATTCCGATGCTAGCGAAACGGCCGAGGCCCTAGCGAGCATTGTGAAAAGCGCTCAACCCAACGATCCTGTGATAAGTGAAATCACTGAAGCCTTATTGACATACAACTATAGACA